A single Camelus bactrianus isolate YW-2024 breed Bactrian camel chromosome 1, ASM4877302v1, whole genome shotgun sequence DNA region contains:
- the LOC123617288 gene encoding keratin-associated protein 20-1-like, with product MVMFKLRKQIPCTSIKSSTPETMCYYGNYYGGLGYGYGGLGYSYGCGYGGLGCGYGGYGYGCHPSCYRRYWSYGFY from the coding sequence ATGGTGATGTTCAAACTGAGGAAACAGATTCCCTGCACCTCAATCAAATCCTCTACTCCTGAAACCATGTGCTACTACGGCAACTACTATGGAGGTCTGGGTTATGGTTATGGTGGCCTGGGCTACAGTTATGGCTGTGGCTATGGTGGCCTAGGCTGTGGCTACGGCGGGTATGGATATGGCTGCCACCCATCTTGCTACAGAAGATACTGGTCCTATGGGTTCTACTGA